In Pseudomonas sp. p1(2021b), the genomic window GCGGGTGAACAGCAGCACGCCCTGGGCCTTGGTCGCCCCTTTGCGCTCGACGTTGACCGCCCAGGCCAGCATGTCCAGCCATTTACCGCCGGCGGTCTTGACGAAGAAGTTGGGCAACACGGTGTCGCTGACGAAGCCAATCAGCCAAAGCACAGGCTTGGTCACCAGGGCGGTGACCAGGCGCCAGAACGGCGAATAGGCACTGGTATTGCTGAGCTTGCTGCCCTGCGCGGCTACCTCGGCCTCCCAGGCCTGGCGCAGGTCCGCATCGGTCGTGGGGATGCCGGCGTCCTTCAACGCCTGGCGAAAATCTACGTTCACAGGTGTACCTCGATATCACCGAATTTCAGGGTTTTCGCAGTGACCAGGTACACGCCTGGCCTGTCCTCGAGGATCCGCGCAGTGCCCGGCACCAAGCGTTCGTCGTCCTCCACCAGCAGCTCCAGTTGCAGAATGCAGTCGGCCTGGCGCTGCCGGCTGCGCTCGCCCATGAGGGTCACCAGCAGACCACTCTCGCGGATCATGTGAGCGATGTCCTGGGCGATGCTCGCCCGATCCTCGATCAGCAGCGGCTGACGGGACGGGTCAAGCACCAGGTCATTGCCTTGGATGAGCAGGTCGATGTATTCGCCCATCAACCCACCGCCATGCTGAGCATGCTTTCCAGCTCCAGCGGGGTCATGGCCTTGCTGGTGTTGATCTCCACCTTCTCTACATGGAACCTGCGATCCTGGTTCTGGGTGGTGTTCTGGATCTGCTTGAGCAGACCGCCCTGGGGCACGGCAGTCGGACGGATGGGCGCTACGCTAGGAGCTGCCTGGGCGAGGCGTTCGCGGCTGCGCTCGACCTGGTCGACCGACTCGGTGTGTATCTGGACCTTGGGCTGCTGCTCCAGGACCTTGAGGACTGGGGTGAGGCTGTCGGGCTGTGCGGGGGAGCGCTCTTGCAGCTTGGCCACCGGCTCCGGTACCGGCGGTACCAGCTTCAAGGCAGGGACAGCAGGCGCGCTGGGTACCGGTACCACCGGCTGCGCCGGCAGGACCGCCACGGAAGGTGGTACCAGCTGCAGGTGTGGCTTGGGCTGCTGCTCGAGGACATTGGCCACCGGTGCCGGCGGAACAGCCGCGGCTGGGAGTGGCGTGACCAGGGGGGTAGCCGACTGGACCTGCATCAGGGCCTCGGCCGAGGGCAGAGGCAGCAGCGGTTCGACCACTGGTGTGACGCCGATCGGTACGGTTTGCCCCGGGATCTCGGGCACCTTGGGAGCCGCCGGCAGGTCACCGAAACCGGCCTCGATGTTCACACCCGGGATCTTGTTCAGCATGTCGACCAGGCTGCCGATCGCCTTCTGGAAGATCGCGACGATTCCATCCCACGCGGCTTGTGCCAGGCCAGACCAGCCGCCCATGGAGCCGAACCAGGCGTCGAGCTTCTGCAACTGCTGGTCGACCCACTGGAACGCGGCGGTGTTCATGATCGCCGCCGACAGCTCGTCCCAGTAGACGATGGCAGCGACGACTGCCGCGACCAGGGCCACGATGCCGGCGACGACCAGCAGCGCGGGGTTTGCCATCATCGCGGCGTTCACCAGCCAGATCGCGCCC contains:
- a CDS encoding DUF2590 family protein, which translates into the protein MGEYIDLLIQGNDLVLDPSRQPLLIEDRASIAQDIAHMIRESGLLVTLMGERSRQRQADCILQLELLVEDDERLVPGTARILEDRPGVYLVTAKTLKFGDIEVHL